The following coding sequences lie in one Candidatus Aramenus sp. CH1 genomic window:
- a CDS encoding DUF973 family protein produces MSYQSIEIEGIKKIRSGMLIYIVGNLLSVFLAFSIVGLLFGTLGALSSANLLAGLGAVAGLVIAAGLLLLVGAVLDVISILRVRDGLGMLVSVGRDVGIGRTGTTLILVGAALSIITALLTFVVIGIFLVPIAEVILLIGVILLGIGLYEVGSIYQDTLTEVGGIVSIFVGFIGAILVYVGLGKVLQKLSAYATAGPTVTAQSVIRGNGIATLTFYSQYQGTILSVQILGTNYITAVAMPSTVAVGNNAITVNFNGPVSLSSGMTYTVRVNLSNGAYIDVQAVYTP; encoded by the coding sequence ATGAGTTATCAAAGCATAGAAATAGAGGGGATCAAGAAGATCAGGAGCGGTATGCTGATATACATAGTGGGCAACCTCCTGTCCGTCTTCTTGGCCTTCTCAATAGTCGGGCTGTTATTTGGTACGTTAGGGGCCCTAAGCTCGGCAAACTTGTTGGCAGGCCTGGGGGCAGTTGCTGGGCTGGTAATAGCGGCAGGACTACTTCTTTTGGTAGGTGCAGTACTTGACGTAATATCAATTTTAAGGGTGAGGGACGGCTTAGGGATGTTAGTCTCCGTGGGCAGGGACGTGGGTATTGGGAGAACCGGCACCACGCTAATACTCGTGGGGGCGGCACTATCGATCATAACCGCGCTGTTGACGTTTGTAGTGATAGGAATCTTCCTAGTGCCTATCGCCGAGGTAATCCTACTCATAGGCGTGATCCTGCTGGGAATAGGGCTGTACGAAGTGGGTAGTATATACCAGGACACGCTGACTGAAGTTGGGGGCATAGTCTCCATCTTCGTTGGCTTCATAGGTGCAATCCTAGTGTACGTAGGCCTTGGAAAAGTACTGCAGAAGCTCTCCGCTTACGCCACTGCAGGGCCCACCGTTACTGCCCAGAGCGTCATTAGGGGGAACGGGATCGCCACCTTGACCTTCTACTCCCAGTACCAGGGGACTATCCTGTCAGTCCAAATACTAGGCACCAACTACATCACGGCCGTAGCGATGCCGAGCACCGTCGCAGTGGGCAACAACGCCATAACCGTGAACTTCAACGGGCCCGTGTCCTTGTCCTCCGGGATGACCTACACCGTAAGGGTTAACCTGTCCAACGGAGCCTATATAGACGTCCAAGCGGTCTACACGCCTTAA
- a CDS encoding winged helix-turn-helix domain-containing protein, translated as MLNVTLLVLDVLAGALTFFVSREVMTRLSGREKEVLLSSSVTANEEKVLEAIRNGAKTLNEIMKYTGLPKSTAYKALRRLVKEGKIERVGNGGNVRYVEKEKNEGE; from the coding sequence ATGCTAAATGTCACGTTGCTAGTGCTCGACGTGCTGGCCGGAGCCCTAACGTTCTTCGTTTCAAGGGAAGTGATGACGAGGCTAAGCGGTAGGGAGAAGGAAGTGCTGTTAAGCTCTAGCGTGACCGCTAACGAGGAGAAAGTCCTTGAAGCCATAAGGAACGGCGCTAAAACCCTTAACGAGATAATGAAGTACACCGGGCTCCCCAAGTCAACTGCATACAAGGCCCTAAGGAGACTGGTAAAGGAGGGAAAGATCGAGAGGGTGGGAAACGGAGGGAACGTTAGGTACGTGGAAAAGGAGAAAAACGAAGGGGAGTAG
- a CDS encoding MFS transporter, whose amino-acid sequence MRRPFLFALVLVLLTFSFRASDNMLMTTLPLIAKYYFHFSSLTIGLISSLATVFAFLSSGLLNARLRGEARRRAFFMASATYAFSFPLFYFSSPANVWLLTSLIGFAIGILMPNVVTSASLFPEQRTRERLLSLYTLALSTSLIAGPSIESAVLLKFNLFQAFLLFSPLAVLVFALSFFLDFPRSVQEVEGRVNVWRRSGFKLSVALNLMYGIPFGTLTTFGGIFAVNSFGASYSTATLLFSLFFTTSFLGRLALTVYPPKRLWSFVGLSTSLTFAGLVMAFFSRSLLMYALALVVLGVPHGITYPVSLISISRSFSEGERSVANSYFSAVMTGFSSFVPLLISGVVDVLGIRGSFGVLALVTLFFTAYIFNMFKQVQKQG is encoded by the coding sequence ATGAGGAGACCTTTCCTCTTTGCCCTAGTTCTAGTGTTGCTCACCTTTTCCTTTAGGGCCTCGGACAACATGTTAATGACCACCCTACCCTTAATAGCCAAGTATTACTTCCACTTCTCTAGCCTCACCATAGGCCTCATTTCGTCCCTAGCTACCGTATTCGCCTTCCTGTCAAGTGGGCTCCTGAACGCAAGGCTTAGGGGAGAAGCAAGGAGGAGGGCGTTTTTCATGGCGTCAGCGACGTATGCCTTCTCTTTCCCCCTCTTTTACTTCTCCTCCCCTGCAAACGTGTGGCTACTTACTTCGCTAATTGGGTTTGCAATAGGGATCCTGATGCCCAACGTCGTCACCTCAGCGAGCCTCTTCCCTGAGCAGAGGACAAGGGAGAGGCTACTCTCCCTTTACACACTCGCCTTGAGTACTTCGCTTATAGCAGGCCCTTCCATTGAGTCCGCTGTGCTCTTGAAGTTCAACCTTTTCCAAGCTTTTCTCCTCTTCTCCCCCCTCGCAGTGCTCGTCTTCGCCCTCTCGTTCTTCCTCGACTTTCCCAGGTCAGTGCAAGAGGTCGAGGGCAGAGTGAACGTGTGGAGAAGGAGCGGGTTCAAGCTGTCCGTAGCTTTAAACTTGATGTACGGAATACCCTTCGGGACGCTGACTACCTTTGGGGGAATCTTCGCTGTTAACAGTTTTGGGGCCTCCTATTCGACCGCGACCCTGCTATTTTCCCTGTTCTTCACTACCTCCTTCCTCGGGAGGCTGGCTTTGACCGTCTACCCGCCTAAGAGGCTGTGGAGCTTCGTGGGGCTCTCCACCTCACTCACGTTTGCTGGCCTCGTGATGGCGTTCTTCTCGAGATCGCTACTCATGTACGCCCTCGCCCTGGTCGTGTTGGGAGTCCCACACGGTATAACTTACCCTGTGTCCCTCATATCCATATCCAGGAGCTTCTCTGAGGGGGAGAGGAGCGTGGCTAACAGCTATTTCTCTGCCGTTATGACCGGGTTCTCCTCCTTTGTCCCCTTGTTGATATCAGGAGTAGTTGACGTCTTGGGCATAAGGGGGTCCTTTGGAGTCTTGGCTTTGGTCACCCTGTTTTTCACAGCTTATATATTCAACATGTTCAAGCAGGTGCAGAAGCAGGGATAG
- a CDS encoding MFS transporter → MGSLVFFLGFVGRFLGSVVLGYFGDRFGTRASLVVTVLTLVASSLVVSLVPSTPSVAVFRVIQGLSLGGEWGCASVALSEAFSSSRFRVFLLSLIQLAVPIALTLSTGAVLLLSSRHFEGWNYALLLVVLLSLLSIPLIKAPSHGGREGYDLASALKEWKGILHAVGIKVSESANFYIFTSFVFSLPFATASVSSDVLVSVLTQLVTILIRLLGKPGREEGGGTDRNSSLRGRNRPTGEPSTFARGTCPLHL, encoded by the coding sequence ATGGGTTCGCTTGTCTTCTTCTTGGGCTTCGTAGGGAGGTTTCTCGGTAGCGTGGTGTTGGGATACTTTGGCGATAGGTTCGGTACTAGGGCCTCTTTGGTGGTCACAGTACTCACCTTGGTCGCCTCTTCCCTTGTCGTCTCGCTTGTCCCTTCCACTCCCTCAGTGGCCGTCTTCAGAGTGATTCAAGGTTTGAGCTTGGGGGGAGAGTGGGGATGTGCTAGCGTGGCCCTCTCCGAGGCCTTCTCTTCTTCGAGGTTTAGGGTGTTCCTTCTCAGCCTTATACAGCTAGCCGTTCCCATTGCCCTAACCTTGTCGACAGGGGCAGTGCTCTTACTCTCGTCAAGGCACTTCGAGGGCTGGAACTACGCTCTCCTCCTCGTGGTTTTACTGTCTCTGCTCTCCATTCCCCTTATCAAGGCCCCTAGCCATGGGGGTAGGGAGGGCTACGATTTGGCCTCAGCCTTGAAGGAGTGGAAGGGCATACTTCACGCTGTGGGGATAAAGGTAAGCGAGAGCGCAAACTTCTATATCTTCACATCCTTCGTCTTTTCCCTTCCCTTTGCCACTGCCTCGGTGTCGAGTGACGTTTTGGTCTCAGTGCTGACTCAGTTGGTTACCATCCTTATTCGGCTACTTGGCAAACCAGGTCGGGAGGAAGGAGGTGGGACTGATAGGAATAGCTCTCTTCGTGGTCGGAACCGCCCTACTGGAGAGCCGTCTACTTTTGCCAGGGGAACTTGTCCTCTCCATCTCTGA
- a CDS encoding MFS transporter, which translates to MDIRSVFKPLDQKEFSWFHVRSLITTGMGVFTDGYDLSSIGIVLLTVLSALGITEHSPDYALYTSLISGSALIGAAVGAIIFGMLSNRGRKTFYGVDVALMTVGAVLQAFVTSPIELVLVRFLLGLGVGADYVLSPMIMAEHSNAKDRGKIIALGFGLFWGFGATTAALIYLGLSYFGVSPDVTWRVVLAAGAIPAASVIYLRRKIPETPRYLARIKGDVEGLRKVVKEVVGQELQVSSELRDVKAFSEYFRRFWRNFLVACVLWFLFDIVAYSGILFGPSLIAKSLGINSGVFQLLDEGIFVVPGGIVALSFIDRIGRKPLQVVGFIGIALSLFAFSAYKDIAGAAFSPVVAYALYGMMGFAQQAGPGSISATGLLGVELAPTKVRGIVQSLTVASGRIGASLTSFVFPSLFITYGEGFAVGFLGAIALASAVITWLLVPETKGKPLEESSKEVEVQLEQTNK; encoded by the coding sequence ATGGACATAAGGTCAGTGTTCAAGCCATTAGACCAAAAGGAGTTTAGTTGGTTCCACGTTAGGTCATTAATAACGACAGGGATGGGAGTGTTCACGGATGGCTACGACTTGTCGTCAATTGGCATAGTGCTGTTAACAGTGCTGTCCGCCTTAGGGATCACTGAGCACAGCCCCGACTACGCCCTCTACACGTCGTTGATATCGGGGTCGGCACTAATTGGTGCGGCCGTGGGGGCGATAATCTTTGGCATGCTGTCTAACAGGGGGAGGAAGACCTTCTACGGGGTCGACGTGGCTTTAATGACGGTAGGCGCAGTACTACAGGCTTTTGTGACCTCACCCATAGAACTCGTCCTGGTTAGGTTCCTGCTGGGCCTCGGCGTAGGCGCCGACTACGTCCTGTCGCCAATGATAATGGCGGAGCACTCCAACGCAAAGGACAGGGGGAAGATCATAGCCTTGGGCTTCGGGCTCTTCTGGGGCTTCGGGGCCACAACCGCGGCACTTATATACCTTGGACTGTCCTACTTTGGAGTGTCACCGGACGTGACCTGGAGGGTAGTCCTAGCAGCAGGAGCAATACCTGCAGCGTCGGTAATCTACTTGAGGAGGAAGATACCCGAGACCCCTAGGTACCTTGCTAGGATAAAGGGGGACGTAGAGGGACTCAGGAAGGTAGTAAAGGAGGTGGTGGGCCAGGAATTGCAGGTGTCGAGCGAGCTCAGAGACGTCAAGGCGTTCTCGGAGTACTTTAGGAGATTCTGGAGGAACTTCCTTGTGGCATGCGTCCTTTGGTTCCTCTTCGACATAGTGGCTTACTCTGGAATACTCTTTGGTCCGTCCTTGATAGCTAAGAGCCTGGGGATAAACTCCGGCGTGTTCCAGCTTCTGGACGAGGGCATCTTCGTGGTACCAGGAGGGATAGTTGCCTTATCCTTTATAGATAGAATAGGCAGAAAACCACTCCAAGTGGTCGGTTTCATAGGCATTGCCCTTTCCTTGTTCGCCTTCTCAGCCTACAAGGACATCGCTGGAGCGGCCTTTAGCCCTGTGGTCGCCTACGCGCTCTACGGCATGATGGGCTTTGCACAACAAGCTGGTCCAGGGTCGATAAGCGCCACCGGGCTTTTAGGCGTCGAGCTAGCCCCCACAAAGGTCAGGGGAATAGTGCAGTCGCTGACCGTGGCCTCTGGGAGGATAGGGGCGTCACTGACGTCCTTCGTCTTCCCCTCGCTTTTCATCACGTACGGAGAGGGCTTCGCTGTGGGCTTCCTGGGGGCAATAGCCCTAGCGTCCGCGGTGATAACGTGGCTGTTAGTGCCTGAGACCAAGGGCAAGCCACTTGAGGAGTCCTCCAAGGAAGTGGAAGTACAGCTTGAGCAGACAAACAAGTAA
- a CDS encoding protein-L-isoaspartate O-methyltransferase: MEKEYLASRIKNPLLRDAFYKVNREDFLPEHLRNFAYSEKYSGQPLVIFPGVTTTALDLGLYMLDSLELSRGQKILEIGTGIGYYTALMAEIANKVVSVEIHDEMYEYARKRLNYPNVKLMKRDGTLGYDEDSPYDRVIAWASSPTLLCKPFEQLKEGGIMVLPIGWRKQWLYKVKKVNNAPVMERLMEVVFMKMRGVYGFYEEDNDDLEHRVNLLERQLKGLLSRLGFSPQS; the protein is encoded by the coding sequence ATGGAAAAGGAGTACTTAGCCTCAAGGATAAAGAACCCTCTGCTGAGGGACGCATTCTACAAGGTCAATAGGGAGGACTTCTTGCCGGAGCACTTGAGGAACTTTGCGTACAGCGAGAAGTACTCCGGCCAACCTCTGGTCATCTTCCCTGGGGTTACGACTACTGCACTAGATCTCGGTCTCTACATGTTGGACAGCCTAGAGCTTTCTCGAGGGCAGAAAATCCTGGAGATAGGGACAGGGATAGGCTACTACACGGCGTTAATGGCTGAGATCGCTAATAAGGTGGTAAGCGTGGAGATCCACGACGAGATGTACGAGTACGCCAGGAAGAGGCTCAACTATCCCAACGTAAAGCTTATGAAGAGAGACGGTACCCTCGGCTACGATGAGGATTCCCCCTACGACAGGGTAATAGCGTGGGCCTCCTCCCCGACCCTCCTCTGTAAGCCCTTCGAACAACTCAAGGAAGGAGGGATAATGGTCTTGCCGATAGGCTGGAGGAAACAGTGGCTCTATAAGGTGAAGAAGGTCAACAACGCCCCAGTGATGGAGAGGCTGATGGAGGTGGTCTTCATGAAAATGAGGGGAGTCTACGGCTTCTACGAGGAAGACAACGACGACCTAGAGCACAGAGTGAACTTATTAGAGAGGCAACTGAAGGGGCTCCTGTCAAGGCTCGGGTTCAGTCCTCAAAGCTAA
- a CDS encoding DUF87 domain-containing protein, which translates to MILGDIVLAKGLVTRKCVAILGIRGSGKSNTAKVLVEELIKEGVPVTIVDPDGEYVEEVLAYGGTVVSDFSSDPVELALFHQKSNAIVDVDMSEWREESFTFLAKYLDAMWQVAKAHPMDRLVVIEEAHEFVPQGKQTELSDAIVRIALRGRKRGLGLVFVSQRSAKVNKDALTESELYFLHKVVHPADLKVYKEILPLRPKEVERIVPSLDVGESLFYFNGEVKRVKVRKFELAPSQVQQPNESLV; encoded by the coding sequence ATGATATTAGGAGACATAGTACTCGCTAAGGGGCTGGTGACAAGGAAGTGTGTGGCCATCTTGGGGATAAGGGGCTCCGGCAAGTCCAACACGGCAAAGGTCTTGGTGGAGGAGCTCATCAAGGAGGGAGTCCCAGTTACTATTGTCGACCCAGACGGAGAGTACGTGGAGGAAGTGCTAGCCTACGGCGGGACTGTGGTCAGCGACTTCTCAAGCGACCCAGTTGAACTAGCCCTCTTCCATCAGAAGTCAAACGCCATTGTAGACGTGGACATGAGCGAGTGGAGGGAGGAGTCCTTCACCTTCCTCGCTAAGTACTTGGACGCAATGTGGCAGGTGGCAAAGGCCCACCCAATGGACAGGCTGGTGGTAATTGAGGAGGCGCACGAGTTCGTACCACAGGGGAAGCAGACTGAGCTCTCAGACGCCATAGTGAGGATAGCCTTGAGGGGGAGGAAGAGGGGACTCGGCCTAGTCTTCGTTAGCCAGAGGTCGGCCAAGGTAAACAAGGACGCTTTGACGGAGAGCGAACTCTACTTCCTCCACAAGGTAGTCCACCCCGCAGACCTAAAGGTGTACAAGGAGATCCTACCCCTCAGACCAAAGGAGGTTGAGAGGATAGTACCCTCGCTGGACGTCGGGGAGTCCCTTTTCTACTTTAACGGGGAGGTGAAGAGGGTCAAGGTGAGGAAGTTTGAGCTCGCCCCATCACAAGTTCAGCAACCCAATGAGTCCTTGGTGTGA
- a CDS encoding undecaprenyl-diphosphate phosphatase, whose amino-acid sequence MDAVLVGVVLGVVQSVSEWLPISSKTQVLLASTFLLGVSFSVGYSFGLFMEMGTILAAVVYFRREIYGVLRALAGRGNLEDVLLLKYLVMSTLVTGAVGMPIYVAVVDLVRGPAIGVPMTALGLVLIADGLVIHFSRRAYRPKKGVKDMSLREMALVGLAQGLAALPGVSRSGMMTSVLLLLGYKPEDAFKLSFIALIPSALGAIGVTVLLSREVVEKALDEVGLGSLEISVVVATAVSLVLIDGLLKFARTKKVLLLVFALGAMALASGVLSTLTGIG is encoded by the coding sequence ATGGACGCAGTTCTAGTGGGCGTGGTGCTCGGCGTAGTCCAAAGTGTGAGCGAGTGGTTGCCAATAAGCAGTAAGACCCAAGTGCTCCTAGCTTCTACCTTTCTCCTTGGGGTCAGCTTCTCGGTGGGGTACTCCTTTGGGCTCTTCATGGAGATGGGGACGATACTGGCTGCGGTAGTGTACTTTAGGAGGGAGATATACGGAGTGCTGAGGGCGTTAGCTGGGAGGGGCAACCTGGAGGACGTCTTGCTCTTGAAGTACTTGGTGATGTCCACCTTGGTGACGGGGGCGGTGGGGATGCCAATATACGTCGCCGTGGTTGACCTAGTAAGGGGTCCCGCCATCGGCGTGCCCATGACCGCGCTAGGTCTAGTACTGATAGCTGACGGGCTGGTAATCCACTTCTCCAGGAGAGCCTACAGGCCTAAAAAAGGAGTTAAGGACATGAGCTTGAGGGAGATGGCTCTAGTTGGGCTGGCCCAAGGCCTAGCCGCCCTCCCAGGGGTGAGCAGGTCGGGGATGATGACCTCAGTCCTGCTCCTCCTAGGATATAAGCCTGAGGACGCCTTCAAGCTCTCTTTCATCGCACTGATACCCTCTGCTCTGGGGGCAATAGGGGTCACCGTTTTACTGTCAAGGGAGGTCGTGGAGAAGGCGTTGGACGAAGTTGGGCTGGGGTCCTTGGAAATATCTGTTGTCGTAGCTACGGCGGTGAGCCTAGTGCTGATAGACGGACTGTTGAAGTTCGCCAGGACTAAGAAGGTACTGTTGTTGGTCTTCGCTTTAGGCGCAATGGCGCTAGCGAGTGGGGTACTTAGCACCCTCACGGGAATTGGTTAA
- a CDS encoding SWIM zinc finger domain-containing protein, whose amino-acid sequence MVSARLYEGRKVFLLVVDSEENPLESYVVKIDAGTRVRASCSCPGFAIKGKCKHLSTAMRRVKDYIDYIE is encoded by the coding sequence TTGGTCTCCGCAAGGCTTTACGAGGGCAGGAAGGTCTTCCTCCTAGTAGTTGATAGTGAGGAGAATCCCCTTGAAAGCTACGTCGTCAAGATAGACGCGGGAACTAGGGTAAGGGCAAGCTGTAGCTGTCCCGGCTTCGCCATAAAGGGAAAGTGTAAGCATCTCTCCACGGCGATGAGGAGGGTAAAGGACTATATAGACTATATAGAGTAA